From the Chanos chanos chromosome 7, fChaCha1.1, whole genome shotgun sequence genome, the window CTTTGTTTTGTAGATATGTGCATGTACATGATTTAGTTTCAGGAACCGCATCCAAGGTGGTTTCTGCAAAAATTGACTTAAATTACTCTTGACCCTTACTGGTCCTATGTCATAACATAGCCACTTAAaaacttttacatttaaaatcccTCAATCTCTCCTTCTATACAGAGTCCATATGCTCTGAAGAATCTGAAGATAACCATGCAGTCATCTAAGGAAATAACTTGGGAAAATTTAGgatttaggctttttttttggacattgttCAGTAAACTACTGATCACGTCTAATGCGACTGTCAGACAAGGTTACTGTTTGTGGTTACTATTCATTGACACGGCTTTAACCATCTGCGATACATGAGCACTAGGACAATGTGTCATATAACAACAGGACAATGATCAATGTTTGTCACACACTCTTTATCTGCAAATGTtgtaaatacaaatgaaaaaaaaaattcccttatGCAGCTAATCAGAAGTGGAAGACTTACTTTAATCGGATGAGAAAATTGTCGcaagcgtaaaaaaaaaagttatttcacATGCGCCGGTGACGTATTGTACTTTGATACTGATCTAACTACAGCTGTGTGCATGTCATGTGTTACCATTTTATGGTGGCTTTATTGCTATCAGGAGTCATGTAAAGTATGAGACAGCAGACCCTACCTGTATATGAAGTCTGTGgtgttttctgtcactctctctgttaagtctctgtctgtgtcctcactgcTTTCTGAACGAGTGCCAAACAGAATGCCCTTTTCTCCCATACCTCTATTCAAAgacctttctgtttctctctggtaAATTATTTGAATACTGTTGCCCAGTACAAAAATTCCattgcacaggcacacacacacacacacacacacacacacacacaaacacacattcatcctTATTTCTAGGGAACTCCAGAAAAGGGAAGTGAATGCAAAGAACAGAAACCCATATGTGTTTGGTGCTTAAATAATTttcatgaaaatataaatagTAATGTGGAGTCCTTGGTCGGATATATGAGTCGATTGGATAAATAAGACAACTCACTCAGTGCTCATCTATCCCTGTTTTTCTTGAAGCAATAGAGGGtgactgtttatttttcccAGTTAACATGATCCAAAAATTCCCTCTGTCCACTTTCGTGTGGTTGTGTCTGCAAAAGACACGACTAGATCCAAGAGAGAAATCCAGGAGACTGTAGACATGTTCggatttttatgttttattcaaacGTGAGATTTGACAACAGAATCGTTCAATAGCATCTCTGATCTGAGAAAACAACACCAgaatcaacatttaaaaaacaaaaaacaaaaacaggacccAACTGTAAAAGGCTTTATCCAATCCCTGGATATTGTAATGAGTATTTAAATTCAGCGCTGAAGCTCACTGAGGGAAAGTGTGTGGGAAAGAGAcacagcgacagagagagagagagagagagagagagagagagagagagagacagagagagagagagatggagagagggagagggagagagggagagggagagagataaagagagagagagagaaagcgagagagatagatagagagagagagagagagagagagagcccatgGTACTGTGTGGGAGAGCATATAAGCATAATCttgtcaacacacacagagcccctGAGGTTTATATGGGTAAAGGAAACGATCCACTAGCCCCTGAGGCTTATGGGTAACTGCAGGGTGCATGCGGCGAGATCGGCATATGGGCGTGGCATCGCACCCAGTTTGTCCCAACAGCCCTGTCGGGGGTCATAACGGTGCACCCAGGGCGTGTCACAGGCCGTGTCAGCAGAAGACCCACCCAGAACATACAGCTGTCCGTCAAGCGAAGTGGCAGCAGGTGATAGGTGGGGGCGGGGCAGTAAGGACAGGAGTGTCCAGGAGTTCTGATCAGGATCGTAAGCCTCACACTGAAGCTGGTCCCCAAACCCCACCCAAAGTGGCTGCAGCCCCCCAGCCACAACCAGTCTGCCACCCAACACTAACATGACGTGCCCCGCCCGCCCCGCTCCCGTTGCCATGGGAGCAAGTTTGGAACAGCCTGTGGAAGGGTCATAAAGCCATAAAGAGGATAAGCAGCGTAGGCGAGAGTCGCAGCCGCCCGACACAAAGATCTTGCCGTCCATTACTGCAGCTGCATGGCCACAGAGGGGTGTGTCCAATGGTTGAGCCAGCCTATGAGAAAAGGGGCAGCCATAGCTAACAGTCATTCAAAGCCCAACTACAGTATAGCTATGATGGTGAAGACAGTCACTGCCGTCTTAGTTAGCTTTCTCCAGATGCACTGATGGAGGAGATCTGACCACTATTTGATAAGCCAGACCTTAGACTTTCCATTATCATTTGTGAGGGAAATACAACAtaactgtaaaaagaaaaaaaaaaagaaaaaaggggaaaaaagggggagaggagagaaaaggaactCATCTAGTGCCTAACTGGAtatttcacaaaacattacatacatataaacacacacacacacacacacacatatagatagatagatagatagatagatagatagatagatagatatagatatagatatatatgtgtgtgtgtgtgtgtgtgtgtgtgtgtgtttatttcttttctcatgCTTAAGTTTTCTCACAAATCATAATGGAAAGTCTAAGGTCTAGTGTTCATTGCAGTTATTTGCCCCCACACAGAGTGGATGTACTTTTCAGGGTCAatattcacagaaaaacaactggAGCCTAGGACTACAATCATCTCTGGTAAAACTGCTTTTGATGTTCCTGATTAACTGCCAGGCATTAATGGTCTGTTCATCATTATCTATCtctatttcagaaaataaaattaaacaaaatattagaAACGCGAGAGCAATTTATTTGCAGTTTATTTTGTCAAATAAATTTTTTGTGAGACATCATTATCGTACATCACATATGCATGACGCAGGGAATTGaaacatggggaaaaaacaaagtgCAGGATTATGTTATACTAAGTACCTCCAGGTGTTGTCCTCAGGTGTGTAGTACTCCACAGAGTCCAGGCAGGTCCTGTCGTCAAGGTTACCTCCCAGGACAAACACTtttccacgcacacacacggcagCAAAGTAATCCCTGGGACAGGTCATGTCAGGCAagcactcccacacacactgtactggaTCAAACCTGGCAGACAgaaagcacaacacacacacacacacacacacacccgcacacacacacatatacacacatatacaaatacacgcATGTACACATAGACATAAGACAGAAATACGCTAATGTTTCATTTCTAGATAAGAAAAATTTTACCAATTAATTTACAATGGTGTTAAAAataccaacccccccccccagcacacacatgtgcacacacacacgttcacacacacacacacacacacacacacacacacacacacacgtgcacacacacgtgcacacacacacacacacacacacacacacacacacacacagtgtttctttctttctttctttctttctttctacctcAAAGTAGACTTGAGGATGTCCAGGGCTCCGTAGTACTTTCGCCCACCCAGGATGTAAAGTTTATTAttgaggacacagacacagtgtcgaAACCGTGGCGGTTCCGGGAGCTGAGCCAGCGGTTTCCACTCCACGGTTCTGATCAGGCCCGGGCCTCTGAGGAAACGCTTGGCGAACCACAGGCATTGATTGGGTTCTCGCCGAGCAAAATCTTCGTCCACACTGTCCCCTCCCACGAGAACAAGCACCTGGACAcgacaaacaaaacacagctgtcaatcaaacacagctgtcaatcatttctGTCACTCAAACTAGAATGCTGCTGTCAATCAACAGCTCATTTTGTTCTGAGATACTGAtaattatttgaaatgtttgttaaaTGTATTATCAAATACAAACTCTACATATTGTCATTTACACAAAATCGAGCTAAGCCAGTGAAATTAACCAAGTTCACTGCATGGAcgtaactgaaaataaaacaaacggGTACAGTGTCCATTTTTTTGTGACAGGAACCTTtgaatttgtgaaatgttaacATATAAAAAATGTAGCCAGCTGCTGTTTTCAGGCACATAGTGTGGTATACAATAGTGGCAGCCTTTTTGGATCCCCAAAAAAACTTGTTTGCAAAGTTTCCTTGCCTGGTTTGCACTGCGAGGTTTGCACTCTACTTGTCTTTGTTCTCCTTGCAGGAGGTTGTTGACTGTCTCCAGGACTGTTCTCAGCTCCCTGCTTCTGGTCAGCAGATTGCAGTCTTTTACCTCCTTAAGCTCCGCAGGCGACATGAGAGGGAAGCGCACCTTTTGCAATAACCTAGGCAAGTAGGGTAGCCTCTGTCCCTGATCTTCCTCTACCCAACATATCACGGCATTAAACACTTTTAACTgtggaggagacagaagagagacgagaaagaaagagggaaagaaagaaagaaagaatgtatTGGAATGTATTGGAAACTGCAAACCAAAAGCAATGCATAATATGAGAGTGAGggaaaagtgaaagtgaaacatAAAATTATCTGTCACTGAGACAGAAGCACTAGAGTGCTGCCACCTACTGGTTGGGAGATGCAAAAATACCATATGCTCATTAATATTAGAGGTGGGCTGCACTACAGCACCACCTGCAGGAACTTCTTGTTATTGAAGGGTGCAATACATCACGACACCGGTACCTCCtgaaagagttttgaaaatTCATTTAACCCATGTACAGTTCTTAAAACTGTGCTTGGAAATCTAGCCCCCTACAAAATCAGCATTATATAGACCATGTCTTCTTTCGGTGACATCTGCAGCTAAAATGTTCTAATTCTCTGATTTTTACATttgaagagaacaaaagaaggAATGAATGGTGATATCAGCAAAGAATCTGCGGAGTCTTACATGAAAAACAATAGAATGTTAAGGTCCATCAAGATCAATGGGACAGAATGTTCATTCGTTCTTGTTATTTACACGTTCAGATCTCACCTCGCTGTCAGTGCATAGAgagtctctctccagcaggcGTTGTAAGAGAGGACAGGGGAGATCTCTgaacttctctccctctgacacacTCTGGAAGTGGGCCAAGGTGTAGTCTTCTGCAGCCCGACCTAATTCATCCAGCCCATATGCCTCAGCCAGAGCCAGTGTGTCTAGGCAAGTCTCGCAGTCCATGTCCTCCTGCAGGAAGCTGAGGCAAAGCGAGAGCGCCCCCTGCAGCTGGAACTGAACAGCTGCCTCAGCGAGGTCCCACACGTTGCTCCAGCCCAGCCGCAGCCGGCCAGAGTAGACGAATCTCAGCAGGTCCTGAAGCACCCAGGCAGCCACACCACGCAGACACACCACCTCCTCACCACTCTCCCGTAACCCTCCACAGAGCAGTGCCCGAAAGTAGTCCCCACCCGCAGCCAGCACCACACGATgggctgagacagagagagtgagagagagagagagagagagagagagagagagagtgagtgagagagagagagagagtgagtgagtgagtgagagagagagagtgagtgagagagagtgagtgagagagagagagagagagagagagagtgagtgagtgtgtgagagagagtgagtgagagagagagagagagagagagagacagagtgagtgagagagagagtgagagagtgagagagagtaagagagagagaaagagagagagagacacagagagagagagatgagacagagagaaatacagggATGCAGGCATATGCTGTGTTATTATTCATAAAGGCACACACtaacaggaagaggaaaataACAAACTGAGATTCgtaattcacttttttttttttttaatcacagtgaCAAGATGGATTGAATCAGTAATATAGGTCAGGAATCCATAATCCTTTTTTATGtgctgtacattttctttttgaatttcCTTGTTGAGGACACTGTTTGAACCCTTCCCCTAAAACCATGgtacattcaaaacaaaaatagtaACAGAAGTGGATTTTATTGCTGGTTGACCTTGCAAAGGTGTCTGTCATGACCTCCTTTTCTTGTTCCTCTTCCTTCTTAAGCACCATATATTTATAATTACTCTGAGACTAAATCCTGCTGGTAAAGGAACTGAAGataacattacacagacacaaaggaaaCAGACAGGATGTAcatacaggacacagagaaaattGTTATATTGAGTTGCTGGTTGAATTGTTATATTGAGTTCCTGGTTGACCTTATAACCTAGTTGGCAAAGCTGTCTGTCCTGATCAGTGTTGTGCTGAACATTAGTAATTAGATTCAGTTACTGGTTACTTCATTCAAAGTAACTGAATTACTTTACcaattactgcatataaaagtaattagttaccGGGGAAAGTAACTTTTGGGTtacttttaaatgtttgctGCAGTTCTCTTACTGCTGCATGCTGTTTGGATGGAGTGGCTCCCTTGGTCAGCGGCGCTAGCACTGGGGTCTTATGTGATTAGCTTTGTGGAAACGTGTTGTTTTACCGGGTCCTTCAGAAGATTAGAATGactattctttgatgtggataaagttctcacacctgcacatagacTACCGCTCACCAGTATGTTTTTGTCCTTGATCTCAAGGGAAAAATAATGCccatatttccaggacagcaaACTCACGTTGCCCGGACTGGTGGTTGATTGATTCACCCGTGCATTGCGCCACCTAAGGTCAGGTGAGGttagatcataaacaggaaatggGGGGAATAGTCTGCGTTTGTCTGTTATAATTTGCAGTTGCCCATTAATATTTTCACGTAAGACAAAATCACAGGGTAACGGGTAACGAGCCCATTTACATCTCAGTAACTGTAACTGcgttatttaatttgaaaaggtaatTAGTTCGTTACTTGTTACTGCCAAAAGTAGTGGAATTACAGTACTTCCAATGCTGGTCCTGACAGTAGCCCCATTTACACTGTGGGCCATCAGCCCAGGGGATGTAAGCCCTGGGAACTTTGTCCTGGGCTACAAGCACCGGGGCTAGAGTTCCTATTGCACTCATACTATGGGCCATGTGACCAACGGCAAAATTCGCAACCATACGTACAGCATTCCATGGACTGATAAAGAAAACCCTGCTAACAACAGCTAACAAAAAATGGAGCCaaacactgtcttcctccctGTTATTGCAGTGCTACATTATATAAGCGCAGCCCATCGCATTAAAGACGAGGTCACCGCATGAAGGCTAAGAAGACAGTGTATCGCATGTGAAAAGAACTGAGGAAAGACTGAGAAAAATATGTAAACTTATAAATATACAGGAAAAGACACTCATAAACCTCATCATTCCAAACTAGTCTTTCAAAATGATCCTGAATGTTTACATTACCCTAAATTTCTAATAGCACCCTTGTCTTGTTTGCTGTCCAAAACTGTCTCCCCCcatttgtcaggtttttttttttttgtatttaatgtaaTGCAATATTATAGATCTGTTCTGAACTAGtgttagctagttagctagggTTAGTTAATCGCCTCTTACTAGAAGTGTAAACAGAGCCGAACCATAGTAGGGTGACCATAGGTCCTCTTTTTCCCAGACAGGTCCTCTTTTTTGGACCTAAAATATGTGCACGGCCGGGATTTCTAAATTTCCTTGTTAAGGACACTGTTTGAACCTTTCCCCTATAACCACGgtacattcaaaacaaaaatagcaGCAGAACTGGATTTTATTGCTGGTTGACCTTATAACCCAGCTGGCAAAGCTGTCTGTCGTGACCTTCTGTTCTTGTTCCTCTTCCTTCTTAAGCACCATATATTTATGGTGCTCAGAGACTAAATCCTGCTGGTAAAGGAACTgaaaattagtaa encodes:
- the LOC115816446 gene encoding kelch-like protein 33, producing the protein MSREQMREKQRDKEKVMSVRDRMAQFQSSASKSANPGEKRKVGRRSSNDATPTLSNKKEGRTFGSVASASQPPPSKAITPPVVPSRDSKLHTYEVPSYCDSLFTELCRLRRDGLLVDCNLHLPDNSYKVHRLVLTAVSQTAEVWLRSGQRGLNEVNLSELEGGDLVTPSGLQALLDFAYYGEMGLAYASGNGLEEVLQVCRCLGAERLAQVCRTGTPAHADREKEKSLQMFRNLWERHVGCDVTLQAESGELFPAHRVVLAAGGDYFRALLCGGLRESGEEVVCLRGVAAWVLQDLLRFVYSGRLRLGWSNVWDLAEAAVQFQLQGALSLCLSFLQEDMDCETCLDTLALAEAYGLDELGRAAEDYTLAHFQSVSEGEKFRDLPCPLLQRLLERDSLCTDSELKVFNAVICWVEEDQGQRLPYLPRLLQKVRFPLMSPAELKEVKDCNLLTRSRELRTVLETVNNLLQGEQRQVECKPRSANQVLVLVGGDSVDEDFARREPNQCLWFAKRFLRGPGLIRTVEWKPLAQLPEPPRFRHCVCVLNNKLYILGGRKYYGALDILKSTLRFDPVQCVWECLPDMTCPRDYFAAVCVRGKVFVLGGNLDDRTCLDSVEYYTPEDNTWRLAQPLDTPLCGHAAAVMDGKIFVSGGCDSRLRCLSSLWLYDPSTGCSKLAPMATGAGRAGHVMLVLGGRLVVAGGLQPLWVGFGDQLQCEAYDPDQNSWTLLSLLPRPHLSPAATSLDGQLYVLGGSSADTACDTPWVHRYDPRQGCWDKLGAMPRPYADLAACTLQLPISLRG